A window from Sinorhizobium fredii encodes these proteins:
- a CDS encoding SDR family NAD(P)-dependent oxidoreductase, which produces MTLNLKDRIAVVTGASRGIGYFTALELAKAGAHVIACARTVGGLEELDDAIKAVGGSATLVPFDLADMAAIDKLGGAINERWGKLDILVANAGVLGTISPIGHVEAKVFEKVMTINVTATWRLIRSLEPLLVKSDAGRALILSSSAAHKCKPFWGPYSASKAAVEALARTWAYETQRLPLRILSVDPGATRTAMRAQAVPGEDPATVPHPSEVAAALMPLFGRDQTETGKLFIVREKKIVDYRLPE; this is translated from the coding sequence ATGACGCTCAATCTGAAAGACCGGATCGCCGTCGTCACCGGCGCATCGCGCGGCATCGGCTATTTCACCGCCCTCGAACTCGCCAAGGCCGGCGCCCATGTCATCGCCTGCGCCCGCACGGTCGGCGGCCTGGAGGAGCTGGACGACGCCATCAAGGCGGTGGGCGGATCGGCGACGCTGGTCCCCTTCGACCTTGCCGACATGGCCGCGATCGACAAGCTCGGCGGCGCCATCAACGAACGCTGGGGCAAGCTCGACATCCTGGTTGCCAATGCCGGCGTGCTCGGCACGATCTCGCCGATCGGCCATGTCGAGGCCAAGGTCTTCGAAAAGGTGATGACGATCAACGTCACCGCCACCTGGCGGCTGATCCGCTCACTCGAGCCCCTGCTCGTCAAATCGGATGCCGGTCGCGCGCTCATCCTGTCCTCGAGTGCTGCGCACAAGTGCAAGCCCTTTTGGGGCCCCTACTCCGCCTCCAAGGCAGCAGTCGAGGCGCTGGCACGCACCTGGGCCTATGAGACGCAGCGCCTGCCGCTCCGCATCCTCAGCGTCGATCCGGGTGCGACACGCACCGCGATGCGGGCCCAGGCCGTGCCCGGCGAGGATCCCGCAACAGTGCCGCACCCCTCCGAGGTCGCCGCCGCGCTGATGCCCCTCTTCGGACGGGATCAGACCGAAACCGGCAAGCTCTTCATCGTCCGAGAAAAGAAGATCGTCGACTACCGCCTGCCGGAGTAA
- a CDS encoding AzlC family ABC transporter permease produces the protein MAPLTVAVMPIGLVFGAVAASKGLSSLEATLMSAFVFAGGSQFVAMDIWTHPASWGALAFSALLVNIRHVLMSASIGTKMPAFSGPARYAAMLLLADEIWAMAEVRAGQTRLTPAWYAGLAVPFYCVWVLTSLAGAAAGAFLGDPKAIGLDFAFPAVFTVLVIGFWKGRDTGAVLFASAAAAVLAHQFLPGVWYIAASAAAGVAATLLTARHREACA, from the coding sequence ATGGCGCCGCTGACGGTAGCGGTGATGCCGATCGGCCTGGTGTTTGGCGCCGTTGCCGCAAGCAAGGGCCTGAGCAGCCTTGAAGCGACGCTGATGAGCGCCTTCGTCTTTGCCGGCGGGTCGCAATTCGTCGCCATGGACATCTGGACGCATCCGGCCTCCTGGGGCGCGCTCGCCTTTTCGGCGCTGCTCGTCAATATCCGTCACGTGCTGATGAGCGCTTCGATCGGCACGAAGATGCCGGCGTTTTCCGGCCCGGCAAGATATGCCGCGATGTTGCTGCTCGCCGATGAAATCTGGGCCATGGCCGAGGTCCGCGCCGGCCAGACGCGGCTGACGCCCGCCTGGTATGCGGGCCTTGCCGTGCCGTTCTATTGCGTCTGGGTTCTAACGAGCCTCGCTGGCGCCGCCGCTGGCGCCTTCCTCGGCGACCCGAAGGCGATCGGCCTGGATTTCGCGTTCCCGGCCGTATTTACGGTTCTGGTGATTGGCTTCTGGAAGGGGCGGGACACCGGCGCGGTGCTCTTCGCCAGTGCGGCGGCGGCGGTCCTTGCCCACCAATTCCTGCCCGGCGTCTGGTACATCGCGGCCAGTGCCGCCGCAGGCGTTGCCGCAACGCTCCTCACCGCCAGACACCGGGAGGCCTGCGCATGA
- the radA gene encoding DNA repair protein RadA, with the protein MAKTRTQFVCQNCGTVHSRWVGKCDGCGEWNTIVEEDPMGGIGGGPMRAPKKGRPVALTTLSGDIEDAPRIKTGISELDRVTGGGFVRGSALLVGGDPGIGKSTVLMQAAAALSRRKHRVIYVSGEEAVAQVRLRAQRLGAADSDVLLAAETNVEDILATLAEGKRPDLVIIDSIQTLWSDTVDSAPGTVTQVRTGVQAMIRFAKQTGTAVVLVGHVTKEGQIAGPRVVEHMVDAVLYFEGDRGHHYRILRTVKNRFGPTDEIGVFEMSDQGLREVANPSELFLGERNEKSPGAAVFAGMEGTRPLLVEVQALVAPTSLGTPRRAVVGWDSARLSMILAVLEAHCGVRLGQHDVYLNVAGGYRISEPAADLAVASALVSSLAGLALPADCVYFGEVSLSGAVRPVSHTAQRLKEAEKLGFSQAVLPSATADLPRSGNGRWSEMETLPDLVARIAGSRRALQQADEAE; encoded by the coding sequence ATGGCGAAAACCCGCACCCAGTTCGTCTGCCAGAATTGCGGCACCGTGCACTCCCGATGGGTCGGCAAGTGCGACGGATGCGGCGAGTGGAATACCATCGTCGAGGAAGACCCGATGGGAGGCATCGGCGGCGGTCCGATGCGCGCCCCCAAGAAGGGACGGCCGGTGGCGTTGACGACGCTTTCCGGCGACATCGAGGACGCGCCGCGCATCAAGACCGGCATATCCGAGCTCGACCGCGTTACCGGCGGCGGCTTCGTGCGCGGATCGGCGCTGCTCGTCGGGGGCGACCCGGGCATCGGCAAATCGACCGTGCTGATGCAGGCGGCGGCAGCGCTTTCGCGCCGCAAGCATCGGGTGATCTATGTCTCGGGCGAGGAGGCGGTCGCCCAGGTACGTCTGCGGGCCCAGCGGCTCGGTGCCGCAGACAGCGACGTGCTGCTCGCCGCCGAGACCAATGTCGAAGACATCCTAGCGACGCTTGCCGAGGGCAAGCGCCCGGATCTCGTCATCATCGATTCGATCCAGACGCTTTGGAGCGATACCGTCGATTCCGCCCCCGGAACGGTGACGCAGGTGCGCACCGGCGTTCAGGCGATGATCCGCTTCGCCAAGCAGACGGGGACGGCGGTCGTGCTCGTCGGCCATGTCACCAAGGAAGGGCAGATCGCCGGACCGCGGGTCGTCGAGCACATGGTCGATGCCGTGCTCTATTTCGAGGGCGACCGCGGCCACCACTATCGTATCCTCCGGACGGTGAAGAACCGTTTCGGTCCGACCGACGAGATCGGCGTCTTCGAAATGTCCGACCAAGGCCTGCGGGAAGTCGCCAACCCGTCCGAGCTTTTCCTCGGCGAACGCAACGAGAAATCGCCCGGTGCCGCGGTTTTTGCCGGTATGGAAGGAACCCGGCCCCTCCTCGTCGAGGTGCAGGCGCTGGTAGCACCGACCTCGCTCGGCACGCCGCGACGGGCGGTCGTCGGCTGGGACTCGGCGCGGCTCTCCATGATCCTCGCGGTCCTGGAGGCCCATTGCGGCGTCCGCCTCGGGCAGCACGACGTCTACTTGAACGTCGCCGGAGGATACCGGATTTCCGAGCCGGCAGCCGATCTTGCCGTCGCTTCCGCACTGGTTTCGTCACTCGCCGGGCTTGCTCTTCCAGCCGATTGCGTCTATTTCGGCGAAGTCAGCTTGTCGGGCGCAGTCCGGCCGGTTTCGCATACCGCTCAACGTCTCAAGGAAGCCGAGAAGCTCGGTTTCTCCCAGGCCGTACTGCCGTCTGCAACAGCCGACCTGCCGAGGAGCGGCAATGGCCGCTGGAGCGAGATGGAAACCCTGCCGGACCTGGTTGCGCGCATCGCCGGATCGCGGCGCGCCCTGCAACAGGCGGACGAGGCGGAGTGA
- the alr gene encoding alanine racemase, translating to MHSPEFLAASNRLTIDLTALADNWRAMNERSGKARAAAVLKANAYGIGVAHAAPTLYAAGARDFFVADAEEGAELRPLLPDARIYILAGMWPGNEELFFANDLVPIINSEEQLAVFMAALSDRGDHPCVLHVDTGMNRLGLSVEEALALAHDPARPASFSPVLVMSHLACGDDPRHPMNLYQLQRFREVTAAFEGVPASLANSGGVFLGEDYHFDLTRPGIAVYGGEAVNDAVNPMKPVVTAEARILQLRTVPSGGTASYGASARFMRDSRIATVAIGYADGYHRSVSGGGVTMRQAMPSGACGFLHGRKVPHVGRVTMDLSLFDVTDLPERAVRAGDYIELFGRNVAIDDVARAGGTIGYELLTSLGHRYCRTYVGGA from the coding sequence ATGCACAGCCCCGAATTCCTCGCTGCCTCGAACCGGCTCACCATCGATCTGACGGCGCTCGCCGACAATTGGCGGGCGATGAACGAGCGGTCGGGCAAGGCCCGTGCCGCCGCCGTGCTCAAGGCCAATGCCTATGGAATCGGCGTCGCGCATGCGGCCCCGACGCTCTACGCTGCCGGCGCCCGCGATTTCTTCGTCGCGGATGCCGAGGAAGGTGCCGAACTCCGCCCGCTCCTGCCGGACGCCCGAATCTATATTCTCGCCGGCATGTGGCCCGGCAACGAGGAGCTGTTCTTCGCCAATGACCTCGTGCCGATCATCAACTCGGAGGAGCAGCTTGCCGTGTTCATGGCGGCGCTTTCCGATCGGGGCGACCATCCTTGCGTCCTCCATGTCGATACCGGCATGAACCGGCTCGGCCTATCGGTCGAGGAGGCCCTAGCGCTCGCCCATGATCCAGCGCGCCCGGCGAGTTTCTCGCCCGTGCTGGTGATGAGCCATCTTGCCTGCGGCGATGATCCGAGGCATCCGATGAACCTCTATCAGCTGCAGCGTTTTCGAGAGGTGACGGCGGCCTTTGAAGGCGTGCCCGCCAGCCTTGCAAATTCCGGCGGCGTTTTCCTCGGCGAAGACTACCATTTCGACCTCACGCGTCCGGGCATTGCGGTCTATGGCGGCGAAGCGGTCAACGATGCCGTCAACCCGATGAAGCCAGTCGTCACCGCGGAAGCGCGCATCCTGCAACTGCGCACCGTCCCCTCGGGCGGAACGGCAAGCTACGGCGCCTCGGCGCGCTTTATGCGTGACAGCCGGATCGCGACCGTCGCGATCGGCTATGCGGATGGCTACCACCGCTCCGTTTCCGGAGGCGGGGTCACGATGAGGCAGGCGATGCCGTCGGGTGCCTGCGGGTTCCTGCATGGCAGGAAGGTTCCGCATGTCGGACGTGTCACGATGGATCTCAGCCTGTTCGATGTCACCGACCTGCCGGAACGGGCGGTGCGTGCCGGCGACTATATCGAGCTTTTCGGCCGGAACGTCGCCATCGACGACGTTGCGCGGGCCGGCGGTACGATCGGCTACGAGTTGCTGACGAGCCTCGGACACCGCTATTGCCGGACCTATGTCGGCGGTGCCTGA
- a CDS encoding AzlD family protein, which yields MTLDPNTLLAIVAMAAATVLTRIAGLLVIRFVAIGPQQKRALEAIPPAVLMAVIAPTALVTGPAETLATLATALAATRLPLLAAVAIGVFVVAVARALIGA from the coding sequence ATGACGCTCGATCCCAATACGCTCCTCGCCATCGTGGCGATGGCTGCAGCTACGGTGCTGACACGCATTGCCGGTCTTCTCGTCATTCGCTTCGTCGCGATCGGCCCGCAGCAGAAGCGCGCCCTGGAGGCGATTCCTCCCGCCGTGCTCATGGCGGTCATCGCCCCGACGGCGCTCGTGACCGGGCCGGCCGAGACGCTGGCAACGCTTGCGACGGCACTCGCCGCCACGCGACTGCCGCTGCTTGCGGCCGTCGCGATTGGCGTCTTCGTCGTAGCGGTCGCAAGAGCGCTGATCGGGGCGTGA
- the purF gene encoding amidophosphoribosyltransferase, whose amino-acid sequence MTDLRSSEIHDELDGDTLHEECGVFGILGHPDAATLTALGLHALQHRGQEAAGIVTFDGKQFYTEKRMGLVGDHYTDPATLAKLPGYISIGHTRYSTTGEVALRNVQPLFAELEVGGIAIAHNGNFTNGLTLRRQLIADGAICQSTSDTEVVLHLIARSKQTSSSDRFIDAIRQMEGGYSMLAMTRTKLIAARDPIGIRPLVMGELDGKPIFCSETCALDIIGAKYIRDIENGEVVICEIQPDGSISIDARKPEAPRPERLCLFEYVYFARPDSVVGGRSVYVARKNMGVNLAKESPVNADVVVPVPDGGTPAALGYAQQSGIPFEYGIIRNHYVGRTFIEPTQQIRAFGVKLKHSANRAMIKGKRVVLVDDSIVRGTTSVKIVQMIREAGAREVHIRVASPMIFHPDFYGIDTPDRDKLLANQHADLASMCRFIGADSLEFLSIDGLYHAVGGAPRDPQAPQFTDHYFTGDYPTRLLDQEGASNVRKLSVLASNG is encoded by the coding sequence ATGACCGATCTCAGATCCAGTGAAATCCACGACGAACTCGATGGCGATACGCTGCATGAGGAATGCGGCGTGTTCGGCATTCTCGGACATCCGGATGCAGCCACCCTGACGGCACTTGGTCTGCATGCGCTCCAGCATCGCGGCCAGGAAGCCGCCGGTATCGTCACCTTCGACGGCAAGCAGTTCTATACCGAAAAGCGCATGGGCCTCGTCGGAGACCACTATACCGACCCGGCCACGCTGGCGAAGCTGCCGGGCTATATCTCCATCGGCCATACGCGCTACTCGACAACCGGCGAAGTGGCGCTGCGCAACGTCCAGCCGCTCTTTGCCGAACTCGAAGTCGGCGGCATCGCCATCGCCCATAACGGCAACTTCACCAATGGCCTGACGCTGCGGCGCCAGCTGATTGCCGACGGCGCCATCTGTCAGTCGACCTCGGACACCGAAGTCGTCCTTCACTTGATCGCCCGCTCGAAGCAGACCTCTTCCTCCGATCGTTTCATCGACGCCATTCGCCAGATGGAGGGCGGCTACTCGATGCTGGCGATGACGCGCACCAAGCTGATCGCGGCGCGCGACCCGATCGGCATCCGGCCGCTCGTCATGGGCGAACTCGACGGCAAGCCGATCTTCTGTTCGGAAACCTGTGCGCTCGACATCATCGGCGCCAAATACATCCGCGACATCGAAAACGGCGAAGTCGTCATCTGCGAGATCCAGCCGGACGGTTCGATCTCGATCGACGCGCGCAAGCCCGAGGCCCCACGGCCCGAACGTCTCTGCCTCTTCGAATATGTCTATTTCGCTCGTCCGGACTCCGTTGTCGGCGGTCGCAGCGTCTATGTGGCGCGCAAGAACATGGGCGTCAATCTCGCCAAGGAATCGCCCGTCAACGCGGATGTCGTCGTCCCTGTGCCGGATGGCGGCACTCCGGCCGCGCTCGGCTATGCGCAGCAGAGCGGCATTCCCTTCGAATATGGCATCATCCGCAACCACTATGTCGGACGGACCTTCATCGAACCGACGCAGCAGATCCGGGCCTTCGGCGTCAAGCTGAAGCATTCGGCCAATCGCGCCATGATCAAGGGCAAGCGTGTCGTGCTTGTCGACGATTCCATCGTGCGTGGGACGACGTCGGTCAAGATCGTCCAGATGATCCGCGAGGCCGGCGCACGCGAAGTGCATATCCGCGTCGCCAGCCCGATGATCTTCCATCCGGATTTCTACGGCATCGACACGCCCGACCGCGACAAGCTGCTGGCCAACCAGCATGCCGACCTCGCTTCCATGTGCCGCTTCATCGGCGCGGATTCGCTCGAGTTCCTGTCCATCGACGGTCTCTATCATGCCGTCGGCGGCGCCCCGCGCGATCCGCAGGCGCCGCAGTTCACCGACCATTACTTTACCGGCGACTATCCGACCCGCCTGCTCGATCAGGAAGGCGCGAGTAACGTCCGCAAACTTTCGGTTCTTGCCAGCAACGGATAA
- a CDS encoding CDP-alcohol phosphatidyltransferase family protein, with the protein MENPRQEETAEIPEVAVDTNDGHDKARGPRLREIPLRLMVPNTITVLAICAGLSGIRLAFENRFELAVAMVLLAAFLDGIDGRVARLLKATSSFGVQMDSLADIINFGVAPALVLYVFLLDQARSVGWIAALIYAIAVGLRLARFNVMAERPVKAAWQSEYFVGVPAPAGAMLVLLPVYIGLLGLAPGRIFALIAAFYTVLIAFLLVSRLPVWSGKSENRVRRDLVLPAILVVVLYVATLMTYTWETMVVTAVGYLLTLPFGARSWQRKYGDWPAGQGNDGLPGDTD; encoded by the coding sequence ATGGAAAATCCCCGGCAGGAAGAAACGGCCGAGATCCCCGAAGTGGCGGTCGACACGAACGACGGGCATGACAAGGCCCGTGGCCCGCGGCTGCGGGAAATCCCGCTGCGCCTGATGGTGCCGAATACGATCACCGTCCTGGCGATTTGTGCGGGCCTCTCCGGCATCCGCCTGGCCTTCGAAAATCGCTTCGAGCTCGCCGTCGCGATGGTCCTGCTTGCAGCATTCCTGGATGGCATCGACGGGCGCGTGGCGCGGCTGCTGAAGGCGACGTCGAGCTTCGGAGTGCAGATGGATTCGCTCGCCGATATCATCAATTTCGGCGTCGCCCCGGCTCTTGTGCTTTACGTCTTCCTGCTGGACCAGGCGCGCTCGGTCGGCTGGATCGCGGCGCTGATCTATGCGATTGCGGTCGGCTTGAGACTTGCCCGCTTCAACGTCATGGCCGAGCGCCCCGTCAAGGCGGCCTGGCAGTCGGAATATTTCGTCGGCGTGCCGGCTCCGGCCGGCGCCATGCTGGTGCTGCTGCCGGTCTATATCGGTCTCCTGGGGCTGGCGCCCGGCAGGATCTTCGCCTTGATCGCGGCGTTCTATACCGTCCTGATCGCCTTCCTGCTGGTCAGCCGCCTGCCGGTCTGGTCCGGCAAGTCCGAAAACCGCGTTCGCCGTGATCTGGTGCTCCCGGCCATTCTGGTCGTCGTCCTCTACGTCGCGACGCTGATGACCTACACCTGGGAAACCATGGTCGTGACGGCAGTCGGCTATTTGCTGACCCTGCCGTTCGGCGCCCGCTCCTGGCAGAGGAAATATGGCGACTGGCCTGCCGGACAGGGAAATGATGGCCTGCCAGGGGACACCGACTGA
- a CDS encoding replicative DNA helicase, translating to MNDAARKLAPLPKDQADQHYREAPNNLEAEQALLGAILVNNDAFYRVSDFLKPVHLYEPLHRKIFEVAGEIIRMGKTANPVTVKTFLKADEKVGDLTVAQYLARLAAEAVSIINAEDYGRAIYDLALRRSLITIGEDMVNIAYDAPLDMPPQSQIEDAERRLFELAETGRYDGGFQSFNDAVALAIDMAGQAFERDGHLSGISTGIHSLDGKMGGLQRSDLIILAGRPGMGKTSLATNIAYNIAASYEPEVQPDGSFKAKNGGVVGFYSLEMSSEQLATRIISEQTEVSSSKIRRGDISEADFEKLVACSQMMQKVPLYIDQTGGISIAQLAARARRLKRQRGLDVLVVDYVQLMTGSKKSGENRVQEITEITTGLKALGKELNVPIIALSQLSRAVESREDKRPQLSDLRESGSIEQDADVVLFVFREEYYVKNMEPRDELDPKYEEWKMQMERVKGTADVIIAKQRHGPTGTVKLAFQSEFTRFSDLADSSFTQYEH from the coding sequence ATGAACGACGCAGCGCGAAAGCTCGCTCCCTTGCCCAAGGATCAGGCGGACCAGCATTACCGCGAAGCGCCGAACAATCTGGAAGCCGAGCAGGCGCTGCTTGGCGCGATCCTGGTCAACAACGACGCCTTCTATCGCGTGTCGGACTTTCTCAAGCCCGTGCATCTCTACGAGCCCCTGCATCGCAAGATCTTCGAGGTCGCCGGCGAGATCATCCGCATGGGCAAGACCGCCAACCCGGTGACGGTCAAGACCTTCCTCAAGGCCGACGAGAAGGTCGGCGACCTGACTGTCGCGCAATATCTTGCTCGCCTCGCGGCCGAAGCCGTGTCGATCATCAACGCCGAGGATTACGGCCGGGCAATCTACGACCTGGCGCTCCGCCGCTCGCTGATCACCATCGGCGAGGACATGGTCAACATCGCCTATGATGCGCCGCTCGACATGCCGCCGCAGAGCCAGATCGAGGACGCCGAACGGCGCCTCTTCGAACTCGCGGAGACCGGCCGCTACGACGGCGGCTTCCAATCCTTCAACGACGCCGTGGCGCTCGCCATCGACATGGCGGGCCAGGCCTTCGAACGCGACGGGCACCTCTCCGGCATCTCCACTGGCATCCATTCGCTCGACGGCAAGATGGGCGGTCTGCAGCGCTCGGACCTGATCATCCTCGCCGGTCGCCCTGGCATGGGCAAGACGTCGCTTGCCACCAACATCGCCTATAACATTGCCGCGTCTTATGAACCGGAAGTGCAGCCGGACGGCTCCTTCAAGGCGAAAAACGGCGGCGTCGTCGGCTTCTACTCGCTTGAAATGTCGTCCGAACAGCTTGCGACCCGCATCATCTCGGAACAGACCGAAGTGTCGTCCTCGAAGATCCGCCGCGGCGATATCTCCGAAGCCGATTTCGAAAAACTCGTCGCCTGCTCGCAGATGATGCAGAAGGTGCCGCTCTATATCGACCAGACCGGCGGCATCTCGATCGCCCAGCTGGCGGCCCGCGCACGCCGCCTGAAGCGCCAGCGCGGCCTCGACGTGCTCGTGGTCGACTACGTCCAGCTGATGACCGGCTCGAAGAAGTCTGGCGAAAATCGGGTGCAGGAGATCACCGAAATCACCACCGGCCTCAAGGCGCTCGGCAAGGAACTCAACGTACCGATCATCGCTCTGTCACAGCTGTCGCGTGCGGTGGAAAGCCGCGAGGACAAGCGCCCGCAACTCTCCGACCTGCGTGAATCCGGCTCGATCGAGCAGGACGCCGACGTCGTGCTCTTCGTGTTTCGCGAGGAATACTATGTGAAGAACATGGAGCCGCGCGACGAACTCGACCCGAAATACGAAGAGTGGAAAATGCAGATGGAGCGGGTGAAGGGCACGGCCGACGTGATCATCGCCAAGCAGCGCCACGGGCCGACCGGCACCGTCAAGCTCGCCTTCCAGTCGGAATTCACCCGCTTCTCGGACCTCGCCGACTCATCGTTCACGCAATACGAGCATTGA
- a CDS encoding AraC family transcriptional regulator codes for MHTISQEEAIEAMPLKGAEHTRFWRDARFKGMECLSATFITHEFAPHAHDTFSIGAIEAGSQISTIKGERSQTGPGDLYLINPDETHDGHPGNDGYRYRMIYPSVELFVEILEDITGRPFRGTPCFSRQWLTDLELAAAFRRAHQVLEGKTGALEADEGMFGFLATLFERHGSAIIVPVRTRESSAVHRARDYLLENYASDIGLDELANVAGLSRAHLIRAFRKEFHITPHAFLTDKRVREARTLLRRGWSPADTAYHCGFADQAHFTRHFKARTGVTPGAFRAG; via the coding sequence ATGCATACGATTTCCCAGGAAGAGGCCATCGAGGCCATGCCGCTCAAGGGAGCCGAGCACACCCGTTTCTGGCGGGATGCGCGGTTCAAGGGCATGGAATGCCTGAGCGCGACATTCATCACCCACGAGTTCGCGCCGCATGCGCATGACACGTTCAGCATTGGTGCCATCGAAGCGGGTTCGCAGATCAGCACCATCAAAGGCGAGCGTTCGCAGACAGGGCCGGGAGACCTCTACCTGATCAATCCCGACGAAACCCATGACGGGCATCCGGGCAATGACGGCTATCGCTACAGGATGATATACCCGTCCGTGGAGCTGTTCGTCGAAATTCTCGAAGATATCACCGGCCGTCCGTTCCGTGGCACGCCGTGCTTTTCGCGGCAGTGGCTGACGGACCTCGAGCTTGCAGCCGCCTTCCGCCGTGCGCATCAGGTGCTGGAGGGAAAGACGGGGGCGCTCGAGGCGGACGAGGGCATGTTTGGATTTCTGGCGACGCTGTTCGAGCGGCACGGCAGCGCCATCATCGTTCCGGTCCGCACGCGCGAGAGTTCCGCGGTACACCGCGCCCGCGACTATCTTCTCGAGAATTATGCGAGCGACATCGGCCTCGACGAGCTTGCGAACGTCGCCGGCCTCAGCCGCGCCCATCTGATCCGGGCCTTTCGCAAGGAGTTCCACATCACACCGCATGCCTTCCTGACCGACAAGCGGGTGCGCGAGGCAAGGACGCTTCTGCGTCGGGGTTGGTCGCCGGCCGATACGGCCTATCATTGCGGCTTTGCGGACCAGGCGCATTTTACCCGCCACTTCAAGGCGCGCACCGGCGTGACGCCGGGGGCCTTCCGCGCCGGCTGA
- a CDS encoding CvpA family protein — protein sequence MPITILDGIVLGVALFSAILAMVRGFSREVLSVASWVGAAAAAYFLYPYLLPYAKQYTTNDTVAMIGSAAVIFLVALIIISFITMRIADFIIDSRIGALDRTLGFLFGAARGILLVVVAMLFFNWLVAPPQQPIWVTQAKSKPLLDNLGNKLVALLPEEADATILDRLRGKDTTGEGESDAPPAATEQSPAEEAPATNG from the coding sequence ATGCCCATTACAATTCTCGACGGTATCGTTCTCGGCGTCGCACTGTTTTCGGCGATCCTCGCCATGGTGCGCGGCTTCTCGCGCGAGGTCCTTTCGGTCGCGAGCTGGGTCGGTGCGGCGGCGGCGGCCTATTTCCTCTATCCGTACCTCCTGCCCTATGCCAAGCAATACACCACCAATGACACGGTCGCGATGATCGGCTCGGCCGCGGTGATCTTCCTGGTGGCGCTGATCATCATTTCCTTCATCACCATGCGGATCGCCGACTTCATCATCGACAGCCGCATCGGCGCGCTCGACCGGACCCTCGGCTTCCTCTTCGGTGCGGCGCGCGGCATCCTGCTCGTCGTCGTCGCCATGCTGTTCTTCAATTGGCTGGTTGCGCCGCCGCAGCAGCCGATCTGGGTCACCCAGGCGAAGTCGAAGCCGCTGCTCGACAATCTCGGCAATAAGCTGGTCGCGCTGCTGCCGGAAGAGGCGGATGCCACGATTCTCGACCGCCTGCGTGGCAAGGACACGACGGGCGAAGGCGAAAGCGATGCGCCGCCGGCCGCCACCGAACAGTCGCCCGCCGAGGAAGCGCCGGCGACGAACGGCTAA
- the rplI gene encoding 50S ribosomal protein L9 has product MEVILLERIAKLGQMGETVKVRDGFARNYLLPLGKALRANAANKARFESERATLEARNLERKSEAQKVADKLDGKSFVIVRSAGETGQLYGSVAARDIVDVLAAEGFNINRNQVNLNQPIKSIGVHKVTLHLHAEVDVVVEVNVARSAEEAERQAKGESLTSVDAIYGVDEDALKPEDFFNPEAEFAGEEE; this is encoded by the coding sequence ATGGAAGTCATTCTCCTCGAACGCATCGCCAAGCTCGGCCAGATGGGCGAAACCGTGAAGGTTCGCGACGGCTTTGCACGCAACTACCTGCTGCCGCTTGGCAAGGCCCTGCGCGCCAACGCCGCCAACAAGGCCCGCTTCGAATCCGAGCGCGCAACGCTCGAAGCCCGCAACCTCGAGCGCAAGTCGGAAGCCCAGAAGGTCGCCGACAAGCTTGACGGCAAGTCTTTCGTGATCGTGCGCTCCGCCGGCGAAACCGGCCAGCTCTACGGCTCAGTCGCCGCTCGCGACATCGTCGATGTGCTGGCCGCCGAAGGCTTCAACATCAACCGCAACCAGGTTAACCTCAACCAGCCGATCAAGTCGATCGGCGTTCACAAGGTAACGCTGCACCTGCACGCGGAAGTCGACGTCGTCGTCGAAGTCAACGTTGCCCGTTCGGCCGAAGAAGCCGAGCGTCAGGCCAAGGGCGAGAGCCTGACCTCCGTCGACGCCATCTACGGCGTCGACGAAGACGCCCTGAAGCCGGAAGACTTCTTCAACCCGGAAGCCGAATTCGCGGGCGAAGAAGAATAA